A genomic window from Bos javanicus breed banteng chromosome 13, ARS-OSU_banteng_1.0, whole genome shotgun sequence includes:
- the BPIFA1 gene encoding BPI fold-containing family A member 1, which translates to MFHIGSLVVLCGLLAQTTALLEALPVPLGQTLPLAVTPALAPSPPDLAGSLTGALSNGLLSEGLLGILENLPLLDILKTGGNAPSGLLGSLLGKVTSLTPLLNNIIELKITNPQLLELGLVQSPDGHRLYVTIPLGMILNVKTSLVGSLLKLAVKLNITVELLAVTDEQKHVHLVVGNCTHSPGSLQISLLDGLGSLPIQSFVDNLTGILNDVLPGLVQGKVCPLVNAVLSRLDVTLVHSIVNALIHGLQFVIKV; encoded by the exons ATGTTTCACATCGGGAGCCTCGTTGTCCTCTGTGGGCTGCTGGCCCAGACCACGGCCCTGCTAGAAGCCCTGCCTGTGCCCCTCGGCCAGACTCTGCCCTTGGCTGTGACTCCAGCCCTGGCCCCGAGTCCCCCAGATCTTGCTGGAAGCTTGACAGGTG CTCTCAGCAATGGCCTGCTCTCTGAGGGTCTGTTGGGCATTCTCGAAAACCTTCCACTCTTGGACATCCTGAAGACCGGAGGGAACGCTCCCAGTGGTCTGCTGGGGAGCCTGCTTGGGAAAGTGACTTCACTCACCCCTCTCCTGAACAACATCATTGA GTTGAAGATCACTAACCCTCAGCTGCTGGAGCTTGGCCTTGTGCAGAGCCCTGATGGCCATCGTCTCTATGTCACCATCCCTCTGGGCATGATCCTCAATGTGAAAAC GTCCTTGGTGGGGAGTCTGTTGAAGCTGGCTGTAAAGCTAAACATCACCGTGGAACTCTTAGCTGTGACAGATGAGCAGAAGCATGTCCACCTGGTTGTTGGCAACTGCACTCACTCCCCTGGCAGCCTGCAAATCTCCCTGCTTGATGG ATTGGGCTCCCTCCCCATTCAAAGCTTTGTTGACAACCTCACTGGCATCTTGAATGATGTCCTTCCTGGGCTGGTGCAAGGCAAG GTGTGCCCCCTGGTCAATGCAGTTCTCAGCCGCTTGGACGTCACTCTGGTACATTCCATTGTCA acgcACTGATCCATGGGCTACAATTTGTCATCAAGGTCTAA